The following are encoded in a window of Roseimaritima ulvae genomic DNA:
- a CDS encoding RbsD/FucU domain-containing protein, with protein MKRIGILLLALVGCSSLAAETPGWQQTLKSQLPLLGHRNWIVIADSAYPAQTAAGIKTVYTGEKQLEVVREVLALVAEQSHVRGKVFTDAELTHVPEQYAKGISDYRAGLEKALQDQDVTSLPHGEIISMLDEAGQTFQVLVLKTDLTLPYTSVFIRLDCGYWSDAAEEQLRAAIERAPATDQ; from the coding sequence ATGAAAAGAATTGGGATCCTGTTGCTCGCCCTCGTCGGTTGTTCGTCGCTGGCGGCGGAAACGCCTGGCTGGCAACAAACGCTGAAAAGTCAATTGCCGCTGCTGGGGCACCGCAATTGGATCGTCATTGCCGACTCGGCGTACCCCGCTCAGACCGCGGCCGGGATTAAGACGGTATATACCGGCGAGAAACAGTTGGAGGTAGTTCGCGAGGTGTTGGCGCTCGTCGCGGAGCAATCGCACGTTCGTGGCAAAGTGTTTACGGACGCCGAACTGACGCACGTCCCCGAACAATATGCCAAGGGGATTAGCGATTATCGGGCGGGCCTGGAGAAGGCACTGCAGGATCAGGACGTGACGTCTTTGCCGCACGGCGAGATCATCAGCATGCTGGATGAAGCGGGGCAGACGTTTCAGGTCCTGGTGCTGAAGACCGATCTCACGCTGCCCTACACTTCGGTGTTTATTCGCTTGGACTGCGGCTATTGGTCCGACGCGGCTGAGGAGCAACTGCGGGCGGCCATCGAACGAGCACCGGCGACCGACCAGTAG
- a CDS encoding sigma 54-interacting transcriptional regulator: MDDAPACDFHKLFDRSPAGIYVVQAERIRYANPVLGQLLVRDCAALADASLLSFIHPADRPDVEQQRRQQLQKSASCRLRARIVRGDGSFKAVELMEALVDDDALTGQPDGPVLVGVMMDGTDHHQADLKIQERLNFERLLADLSAGFVNLPCEQIASRIDTSLKLLVEFLGNDRSTFVEFGSDEDQVQISHSYAVPGCPPFPIGPFAVAKLPWFINEFRSGNSVFMRNIPEDLPDSAIEERERCLREGIQSNVTVPLRAGGELLGGLTFAFIRKRCDWSREVLSRLSLIGEVFAHALLRRRNEYLLRKTMEENLRLRQQLEQDNLYLREQVVLKHSHGRIIGQSDAITQVLADIERVATTDAPVLLSGETGTGKELLAQTIHELSLRKGRPMIVVNCASLPATLIESELFGRAAGAYTGAVSAQTGRFELADGSTLFLDEIGEFPLELQAKLLRVLQDGRFERLGTAQTISVDVRIIAATNRDLEAATRDNLFRPDLYHRLNVFPIQVPPLRERRDDIPLLTWAFVEALGKRMGKSIKCIPRKAMQQLQDYDWPGNIRELSNAVERAMILADGDTLHIEPPAGSHSGPTANKTLKQVEREQILHVLEETGWRIRGKGGAAERLDIKPTTLEARMARQGIQRPGR, encoded by the coding sequence ATGGACGACGCTCCCGCTTGCGACTTCCACAAGCTCTTCGATCGTTCCCCGGCCGGCATTTATGTCGTCCAGGCGGAGCGGATTCGGTATGCCAACCCCGTGCTGGGGCAGCTGCTGGTCCGCGATTGCGCGGCGCTGGCCGACGCATCGCTGCTGAGCTTTATCCACCCCGCTGACCGGCCAGACGTGGAACAACAGCGACGGCAACAACTGCAGAAATCCGCGAGCTGCAGGTTGCGGGCGCGTATCGTGCGGGGCGACGGCAGCTTCAAGGCGGTGGAGCTGATGGAAGCACTGGTCGACGATGACGCACTCACCGGCCAACCAGACGGCCCGGTCCTGGTGGGAGTCATGATGGATGGGACGGATCACCACCAAGCGGACCTGAAGATCCAAGAACGGCTGAACTTTGAACGCTTGCTGGCCGATCTGTCGGCCGGTTTCGTCAACCTGCCGTGCGAACAAATCGCCAGCCGGATCGATACCAGTTTGAAATTGCTGGTGGAGTTTCTAGGAAACGATCGCAGTACCTTTGTGGAGTTCGGGAGCGACGAAGACCAGGTGCAGATCTCGCATTCCTACGCCGTACCGGGTTGCCCGCCCTTCCCTATCGGTCCCTTCGCCGTCGCCAAATTGCCTTGGTTCATCAACGAGTTCCGCAGCGGCAACAGCGTGTTCATGCGCAACATCCCCGAAGACCTGCCTGACTCGGCGATCGAAGAACGCGAGCGTTGCCTGCGGGAAGGCATCCAGTCCAACGTCACCGTGCCGCTGAGGGCCGGCGGCGAACTGCTGGGCGGACTGACCTTTGCATTCATCCGCAAACGATGCGACTGGTCTCGCGAAGTCCTCTCGCGTCTGAGTTTGATCGGAGAGGTGTTTGCGCATGCCTTGTTGCGCCGCCGCAATGAATACCTGCTGCGAAAAACGATGGAGGAGAATCTACGCCTGCGGCAGCAATTGGAACAAGACAATCTGTACCTGCGTGAACAGGTGGTGCTGAAACACAGTCACGGACGCATCATCGGACAAAGCGACGCGATCACTCAAGTGCTGGCGGATATCGAACGGGTGGCCACGACCGATGCCCCGGTGTTGCTGAGTGGTGAGACCGGCACGGGCAAGGAGTTGTTGGCTCAGACGATCCACGAGCTGAGCCTCCGCAAGGGGCGGCCGATGATCGTGGTCAATTGCGCATCGCTGCCAGCTACGCTGATCGAAAGCGAATTGTTTGGGCGAGCCGCCGGGGCCTACACCGGCGCCGTATCGGCTCAAACCGGACGTTTTGAATTGGCCGACGGGTCCACGCTGTTTCTTGACGAGATCGGAGAATTTCCGCTTGAGTTGCAGGCCAAACTGCTGCGTGTCTTACAAGACGGCCGCTTCGAACGCTTGGGAACCGCACAAACCATCTCGGTCGATGTCCGCATCATCGCCGCCACCAACCGCGATCTGGAAGCGGCTACTCGCGATAACCTCTTCCGGCCGGACCTGTACCACCGCTTAAACGTGTTCCCCATCCAGGTACCGCCGCTGCGCGAACGACGCGACGATATCCCTCTGCTGACCTGGGCCTTCGTCGAAGCCTTGGGCAAGCGGATGGGCAAGTCCATCAAGTGCATTCCTCGCAAGGCCATGCAGCAGTTACAGGATTACGATTGGCCGGGCAATATCCGCGAATTGAGTAATGCCGTGGAGCGTGCCATGATCCTGGCCGACGGCGACACCCTGCACATCGAACCACCGGCCGGCTCGCATTCCGGCCCCACCGCGAACAAAACACTCAAGCAAGTCGAGCGAGAGCAGATCCTGCACGTGCTGGAAGAAACCGGCTGGCGAATCCGCGGCAAAGGCGGCGCGGCGGAACGTCTGGACATCAAACCCACCACGCTGGAAGCCCGCATGGCACGGCAAGGGATCCAACGCCCAGGCCGCTGA
- a CDS encoding ISL3 family transposase, with translation MSQLSWIFYHGSMNELHAHYRLLLGLDDQWQVQNVDLQMEANSVVIQLRHSGGKLCCPECQDECSRADTASTRQWRHLDTMQFETIIEAAIPRSKCDRCGVKTIAVPWAGKHSRFTLMFEAFAIKVLQAASSVSAATKLLKVSWKTAHELMQRGVERGLQRRDTDPIETLGIDEKSFGKGQDYVSLMVDLEGSRVLEVVKDRSEASCDKLFDSLTDEQKSGIRAVAVDFWQAFRNSIVKQVPQAKIVHDHFHISQYLGEAVDLVRRRENKLLRSEGINDLTGTRQLWLYNEETLDDATQKQIEDIRQVAIKTARAWGIKEMFRDFWTYRSGAWAKKFFDRWYAWAIRSKLDPIKKVARMLKKHLAGLLAYFEYSITNAKSEAFNGRVQAIKSAARGFRNFENYRTRILFYCGALKMEPDFSH, from the coding sequence ATGTCCCAGCTGTCTTGGATTTTCTATCATGGCAGCATGAATGAACTACATGCCCACTATCGTTTGCTGCTGGGACTTGATGACCAGTGGCAGGTCCAGAACGTTGACCTTCAGATGGAAGCCAATAGTGTCGTCATCCAATTACGTCACTCTGGCGGCAAGCTCTGCTGCCCCGAGTGCCAGGACGAATGCTCTCGTGCGGATACCGCGTCAACGCGTCAGTGGAGGCACTTGGACACGATGCAGTTCGAGACCATTATCGAAGCGGCAATTCCTCGTTCAAAATGCGATCGGTGCGGTGTGAAAACGATTGCCGTACCCTGGGCAGGGAAGCACTCTCGATTCACGCTGATGTTTGAAGCTTTTGCGATCAAAGTCCTTCAGGCGGCTAGCAGCGTTTCGGCGGCGACCAAGTTACTGAAGGTCTCTTGGAAGACCGCTCACGAGCTCATGCAACGCGGGGTTGAGCGAGGACTACAGCGTCGTGATACCGATCCGATTGAAACCCTGGGCATTGATGAAAAGAGCTTTGGCAAAGGTCAGGACTACGTGTCGCTGATGGTTGACCTGGAAGGATCGCGAGTGCTGGAAGTCGTCAAAGACCGCAGCGAGGCATCTTGTGACAAACTCTTTGACAGTCTCACCGATGAGCAAAAATCGGGCATTCGGGCAGTCGCCGTGGACTTCTGGCAAGCTTTTCGAAACAGCATTGTCAAACAAGTTCCCCAGGCGAAGATCGTTCACGACCATTTCCACATCAGCCAATACCTCGGCGAAGCGGTCGATCTGGTTCGACGCCGAGAGAACAAACTGCTCCGAAGCGAAGGCATTAATGACCTGACGGGTACGCGTCAACTTTGGCTCTACAACGAGGAGACTCTTGATGATGCCACGCAAAAGCAAATCGAAGACATTCGGCAAGTCGCGATCAAGACGGCACGTGCGTGGGGAATCAAGGAAATGTTTCGTGACTTCTGGACATACCGCAGCGGCGCTTGGGCGAAGAAGTTCTTTGACCGTTGGTACGCATGGGCCATTCGTAGCAAACTCGATCCGATCAAGAAGGTTGCGAGAATGCTCAAGAAACACCTCGCCGGCTTGCTGGCCTACTTCGAGTACTCCATCACCAATGCCAAAAGTGAGGCCTTCAACGGTCGAGTGCAGGCCATCAAGTCGGCGGCCCGCGGCTTTCGCAACTTCGAGAACTACCGCACCCGCATCTTGTTTTATTGTGGGGCCCTAAAGATGGAGCCCGATTTCAGCCACTAA
- the ltrA gene encoding group II intron reverse transcriptase/maturase — protein MRETARIHPELKFTSLLHHIDVCMLHTAFDELKKDAAAGVDEETWREYEPGREDRIADLHGRIHRGAYRAKPSKRLYIAKADGRKRPIGIASLEDKIVQKATVLVLQCVYEQDFLGFSYGFRPRRSQHDALDALTVGLRRKKVNWVLDADVEGFFDTIDHQWLLTFLEHRIGDKRILRLVRKWLRAGVSEEGAWSKTDVGTPQGAVVSPLLANVYLHYVFDLWIQWWRSQRGRGDVVVIRYADDFVIGFERKAEAEACLKELRHRFGKYGLKLHDEKTRLIEFGRYAAERRASRGQGRPETFDFLGFTHRCGTNRRDGWFAIHRETMTKRLRATLAKLKQKLRRRRHWPTGEVGTWLRRVLQGWLNYHAIPGNMRQMQVFRREVGKMWLNELRRRSQRSRWTWVRMRRLIEKYFPPLRVIHPYPNIRFRARLNAGAV, from the coding sequence GTGCGCGAAACAGCTCGGATTCATCCCGAGCTGAAGTTCACGTCGCTGCTTCATCACATCGATGTTTGCATGCTGCATACCGCCTTCGACGAGTTGAAGAAAGATGCGGCAGCGGGCGTTGATGAAGAAACATGGCGAGAATACGAACCAGGCCGCGAAGATCGGATCGCCGATCTCCACGGTCGCATTCACCGGGGAGCCTACCGGGCGAAACCCTCGAAGCGTCTTTACATCGCCAAAGCCGACGGTCGGAAACGCCCGATCGGGATCGCATCGCTGGAGGACAAGATTGTCCAGAAGGCGACCGTGCTGGTGCTGCAATGCGTTTATGAGCAGGATTTTCTCGGCTTCAGTTACGGCTTCCGCCCGCGACGCAGCCAGCACGATGCGCTTGATGCGCTAACGGTCGGCCTGCGACGCAAGAAGGTGAACTGGGTGTTGGACGCCGACGTGGAAGGCTTCTTTGACACGATCGACCACCAGTGGTTGCTCACGTTCTTGGAGCATCGCATCGGCGACAAGCGCATTCTCCGTCTGGTCCGCAAATGGCTTCGTGCCGGGGTCAGCGAAGAGGGCGCGTGGTCCAAGACAGACGTAGGAACGCCGCAAGGGGCCGTGGTTTCACCGCTGCTCGCCAACGTGTACCTGCACTATGTTTTCGACCTTTGGATTCAGTGGTGGCGCAGTCAACGCGGGCGAGGCGACGTGGTCGTGATTCGTTACGCGGACGACTTTGTGATTGGCTTTGAACGGAAAGCGGAAGCGGAGGCATGTCTCAAGGAGCTACGCCACCGCTTTGGCAAGTACGGCTTGAAGCTACACGACGAGAAGACGCGTTTGATCGAGTTCGGCCGCTATGCGGCTGAACGTCGAGCGTCACGAGGGCAGGGGCGACCGGAAACGTTCGACTTTCTTGGCTTTACTCATCGCTGCGGCACGAACCGGCGAGACGGCTGGTTCGCGATTCACCGCGAAACGATGACGAAGCGCCTGCGTGCAACGCTCGCTAAGCTCAAGCAGAAACTTCGCCGGCGTCGTCACTGGCCGACAGGCGAGGTGGGCACATGGCTACGCCGCGTGCTGCAGGGTTGGCTGAACTATCATGCCATCCCCGGCAACATGCGTCAGATGCAGGTGTTCCGTCGCGAAGTCGGCAAGATGTGGTTGAATGAACTTCGACGCAGGTCGCAGCGCTCACGCTGGACGTGGGTGCGCATGAGGCGCCTGATCGAGAAGTACTTTCCTCCACTGCGGGTGATCCACCCGTACCCCAACATCCGCTTTCGCGCTCGACTCAACGCAGGAGCCGTATGA
- a CDS encoding putative quinol monooxygenase → MIQAVLRLVAPVDKRDEILQVLSGLSGPTEASKGCRCCRVLCDANDKHVITYWVQLETSEDLQAHLRSERFQMLLPYIDMSLEPPEVEVSRLDAIGGMDFIVSAIRAQRG, encoded by the coding sequence ATGATTCAAGCCGTGTTGCGGTTGGTGGCTCCGGTCGACAAGCGAGATGAGATCCTTCAGGTCTTGTCCGGTTTGTCCGGTCCCACCGAAGCTTCCAAGGGCTGCCGTTGTTGTCGCGTGTTATGCGATGCCAATGACAAACATGTGATCACCTATTGGGTCCAACTGGAAACCAGCGAAGACCTGCAAGCCCATTTGCGGTCGGAACGGTTCCAGATGCTATTGCCTTATATTGACATGTCTCTGGAACCACCTGAAGTTGAGGTTAGCCGTTTGGACGCGATCGGCGGGATGGATTTCATCGTCTCGGCGATCCGAGCGCAGCGTGGGTGA
- a CDS encoding SgcJ/EcaC family oxidoreductase has translation MTCLTAAWGMLLCLTPAVADQAADKQAADEQAIREAVAAYVAAYNRGDAAAVAAMWSPDAVYTNPLSGEQVVGREAVEKQFATIFSESKGAKLIAETNSVQFVSPNVAIEKGTATVQQGDDLADATEYSAVYIKRDGKWLLDRVTETDPPPGDSPGAEQLKQLDWMIGLWVDADQQATVTTKCQWTKNHNFMLRMFSVAAEDQVDFAGLQIIGWDPAKQQIRSWVFDSDGGFGTGEWTQKGDAWHIKATGTAADGSKSSAVNILSYLDPNTFTWQSVNRVVAGELLPNVDEVVVRRQDSQP, from the coding sequence ATGACATGCCTGACAGCGGCTTGGGGAATGCTGCTGTGCCTGACGCCGGCGGTTGCCGACCAGGCTGCCGACAAACAGGCCGCCGACGAACAGGCGATTCGCGAAGCGGTTGCGGCCTACGTGGCGGCTTACAATCGCGGGGATGCGGCGGCCGTGGCGGCCATGTGGTCGCCCGATGCCGTCTACACCAACCCGCTCAGCGGCGAACAGGTGGTCGGCCGAGAGGCGGTGGAAAAACAATTCGCCACGATTTTTAGCGAAAGCAAAGGCGCTAAATTAATCGCCGAAACCAATTCGGTGCAGTTCGTATCTCCCAACGTCGCCATCGAAAAGGGAACCGCGACGGTTCAGCAAGGCGATGATTTGGCCGACGCGACCGAGTATTCGGCCGTGTACATCAAACGCGACGGCAAATGGTTGCTCGATCGCGTCACCGAAACGGATCCGCCGCCTGGCGATTCACCCGGCGCCGAACAGCTCAAACAGCTGGACTGGATGATCGGTTTGTGGGTCGACGCCGATCAGCAGGCTACGGTGACAACCAAATGCCAATGGACCAAGAACCACAACTTCATGCTCCGCATGTTCTCGGTCGCCGCGGAAGACCAAGTCGATTTTGCCGGCCTGCAAATCATCGGCTGGGATCCGGCGAAACAGCAAATCCGATCGTGGGTGTTTGATTCCGATGGCGGATTCGGAACAGGCGAGTGGACGCAAAAGGGCGACGCCTGGCATATCAAAGCGACCGGTACGGCCGCCGATGGCAGCAAGTCTTCGGCGGTCAATATCCTCTCCTACCTGGACCCCAACACCTTTACCTGGCAATCGGTCAACCGCGTCGTCGCCGGGGAACTGCTGCCCAACGTGGATGAAGTCGTCGTGCGGCGGCAGGATTCACAACCCTAA
- a CDS encoding efflux RND transporter periplasmic adaptor subunit — protein MLQMKSKSPAALAVLVVTTLLAGCGDPPAPPAPVRPVRTVVVGDLKAISAREFPGRAEAKDDVELSFQVSGPLIALPVDVGSEVKRGSVLAAIDPRDFETALRSNQANLDREKSNLLAMERGARPEEIEQLKSALAQAEASAEQAVAEHERNASLIKDNAVSQTDFDVSLARKKRTAAEVASAKEDLNIGMKGARPEDIEAKKAEIRSLEAAVADAQNHLDDATLTAPFDGEVSALYVDNFQRVQAKQPILRLFDLSVIEITIQVPESLIGLVPQVKQVACRFDAIGERDFIGTVTKIGREASQTTRTYPVTVQIEQPEDAKILPGMAATVRNHADPAAESESESTDLIVPPSSVFTLPDDDSQTYVWVYDEGTDTVARRAIKTGDLTPVGMKVVEGLKAGERVVTSGVNSLTEGQQVKLL, from the coding sequence ATGCTCCAGATGAAATCGAAATCCCCGGCGGCGCTGGCCGTCCTCGTCGTCACCACATTGCTCGCGGGCTGTGGTGACCCACCGGCTCCGCCCGCCCCGGTTCGCCCGGTGCGGACGGTGGTCGTCGGAGACCTGAAGGCGATCAGCGCGAGGGAATTCCCCGGGCGTGCCGAGGCCAAAGACGACGTGGAGCTGTCCTTCCAGGTGTCCGGTCCATTGATCGCTCTGCCCGTCGACGTGGGCAGCGAAGTCAAAAGAGGCAGCGTGCTGGCCGCCATCGATCCGCGGGATTTTGAAACGGCACTGCGCAGCAATCAAGCCAATCTCGATCGTGAAAAATCAAACCTGCTGGCGATGGAGCGTGGAGCCCGTCCGGAAGAAATCGAGCAACTCAAGTCCGCGCTCGCGCAGGCCGAAGCGTCCGCCGAACAGGCCGTTGCCGAACACGAGCGCAACGCCAGTTTGATCAAAGACAACGCGGTCTCGCAAACCGATTTCGATGTCTCTTTGGCCCGCAAGAAACGCACCGCCGCGGAAGTGGCCAGCGCTAAAGAGGATTTGAACATCGGCATGAAAGGTGCGCGTCCGGAGGACATCGAAGCCAAGAAGGCGGAGATTCGGTCGTTGGAAGCCGCCGTCGCGGACGCTCAAAACCATCTGGACGACGCCACGTTAACCGCGCCGTTTGATGGCGAGGTATCCGCGTTGTATGTCGATAACTTTCAACGCGTCCAAGCCAAGCAGCCGATCCTGCGTTTGTTTGATCTGTCGGTCATCGAAATCACCATCCAGGTTCCCGAATCGCTGATCGGCTTGGTACCGCAAGTCAAACAGGTGGCCTGCCGGTTTGATGCGATTGGCGAGCGCGACTTTATCGGTACGGTTACCAAAATCGGCCGGGAAGCTTCGCAGACGACGCGGACCTATCCGGTCACCGTCCAGATCGAACAACCGGAAGACGCCAAGATCCTGCCCGGCATGGCCGCCACCGTACGCAACCATGCCGATCCCGCGGCGGAGTCGGAATCGGAGTCGACCGATTTGATCGTGCCGCCCAGTTCGGTGTTCACCCTGCCCGACGATGACTCGCAAACCTACGTCTGGGTCTACGACGAAGGCACCGACACGGTCGCGCGTCGGGCCATCAAGACCGGCGACCTGACGCCCGTCGGCATGAAGGTTGTGGAAGGACTGAAAGCCGGCGAACGGGTGGTCACGTCGGGCGTCAACTCGCTGACCGAAGGCCAACAGGTAAAGCTGCTGTGA
- a CDS encoding efflux RND transporter permease subunit, whose translation MNLAAISIEKRAVAYFGIILIVVGGVFCYFQLGQLEDPEFSVKTAAIMTTYPGASAEQVELEVTDRLETKLQEMAEIKNVYSNSRPGLSIIKVDIKSNYWSDRLPQVWDVLRKKVADVEPTLPPGAGKPVVGDDFGYVFGFLLAVSSDGYSYAELENYVKDMRKELSVVKGVARVDFWGVQDKRIYLDVSSAQLAELNITPAQFIQTLQSQNMVVDAGNVDYQTQRLRVSPTGEFSTPEEIGELAITSVVDGQNEIIRIRDLATINVGYVDPPTALLRHNGRQAIALAIAPAAGENVVTVGQRVDARINELLGNLPVGINVDRISWQSDQVSESIRSFMVSLTQAVAIVLALLAITMGIRPGIIIGISGLVFPILGTFVVMAIVGIDLHRISLGALIIAMGMMVDNAIVVTDGIMVRIASGMDRKKAAIEAANGPAIPLLGATVVAAMAFYPIFASSYDTGEYAGSLFTVVAISLLLSWVFCQTIVPLMCIAILPDPKQDQEDTDPYQGIIYQKFRGLLAWTIRRRFLFLASMVGLLAVSVVGFRWVPQLYFPDSSRLQVMIDYWAPEGTRIQQTSANLQRIEEYVQQHEATTSVSAFVGKGPPRFYLPVSAEDPYTSYAQIIVNVDSLDGVEQLVAETDAWVKENVPEAMVRVRKYAVGAFDDWKIEARFSGPANADPATLRRLGEEGAKILRDTPLAKEVRVNWRDRVQALSPQYNQERARWAGVSRDDMARVMKRASDGVVVGQYRQDDDLIPIVARSVESERERAATSLDELQVTPKLSTNAVPVSQVIDGIEVPWEDPIIWRWDRRRAITVQCSPNDVTAPTLRNAVVEKFEAIELPPGYRLDWDGEYWSAKQSQEALTPGIVPAIVVMLFILVALFNGFRPMLICIGVIPFVMIGITGGMLLTQTPFGFIALLGAMSLSGMMIKNAVVLLDEVGANMSRGMTPYNAVVEAGVSRLSPVVNAAGTTVLGVLPMLQDVFWVALAVTIFFGLIVGTGLTMVMVPTLYATLYRIPAEPDGTAAK comes from the coding sequence ATGAATCTGGCTGCGATATCCATTGAAAAGCGAGCGGTCGCGTACTTCGGCATTATCCTGATCGTTGTCGGCGGCGTCTTCTGTTATTTCCAACTAGGCCAGCTGGAAGACCCCGAGTTCTCCGTCAAGACGGCGGCCATCATGACGACCTATCCGGGCGCCAGCGCCGAGCAGGTCGAACTGGAGGTTACCGACCGGCTGGAAACCAAATTGCAAGAGATGGCGGAGATCAAGAATGTCTATTCGAACTCCCGCCCCGGGCTGTCCATCATCAAGGTGGATATCAAAAGCAACTACTGGTCCGACCGCCTGCCGCAGGTCTGGGACGTGCTGCGGAAAAAGGTGGCCGACGTCGAACCCACGCTGCCGCCCGGCGCCGGCAAACCAGTTGTCGGCGACGACTTCGGCTATGTGTTTGGGTTCCTGTTAGCGGTCAGCAGCGACGGCTACAGCTACGCCGAACTGGAGAACTACGTCAAGGACATGCGGAAGGAACTGAGCGTTGTCAAAGGCGTCGCCCGCGTCGACTTCTGGGGCGTGCAAGACAAACGCATCTATCTGGATGTTTCCTCGGCGCAGCTGGCGGAGTTGAACATCACGCCCGCTCAATTCATTCAAACACTGCAATCCCAGAACATGGTCGTCGACGCCGGCAACGTCGATTACCAAACGCAGCGGTTGCGGGTGTCGCCGACCGGTGAATTTAGTACGCCCGAAGAAATCGGTGAACTGGCCATCACCAGCGTGGTCGACGGACAAAATGAAATCATCCGCATCCGCGACTTGGCGACCATCAACGTCGGCTATGTCGACCCGCCCACGGCTCTGCTGCGGCACAACGGTCGACAAGCCATCGCGCTGGCGATCGCGCCGGCCGCCGGCGAGAACGTGGTCACCGTGGGACAACGTGTCGATGCTCGCATCAACGAGTTGTTGGGCAACCTACCGGTGGGAATCAATGTCGACCGGATCTCCTGGCAGTCCGATCAGGTCAGCGAATCGATCCGCTCATTTATGGTCAGCCTGACGCAGGCCGTAGCGATCGTGCTGGCGCTGCTGGCGATCACGATGGGGATCCGCCCCGGCATCATCATCGGCATCAGCGGTCTGGTGTTCCCGATTCTGGGCACCTTCGTCGTCATGGCGATCGTGGGCATCGACCTGCACCGCATCTCGCTGGGCGCCTTGATCATCGCCATGGGCATGATGGTCGACAACGCCATCGTGGTGACCGATGGCATTATGGTGCGAATCGCCTCAGGCATGGACCGCAAGAAAGCGGCGATCGAAGCCGCCAATGGTCCGGCGATCCCGCTGCTGGGCGCCACAGTTGTGGCCGCCATGGCGTTTTATCCGATCTTTGCCTCCAGTTATGACACCGGTGAATACGCCGGCAGCCTGTTCACCGTGGTGGCCATTTCGTTGCTGCTCAGTTGGGTTTTCTGCCAGACCATCGTCCCGCTGATGTGCATCGCGATTTTGCCGGACCCCAAGCAGGACCAAGAGGACACCGACCCGTACCAGGGAATCATCTATCAAAAATTCCGCGGGCTGCTGGCCTGGACCATCCGACGGCGGTTTCTATTCCTGGCCAGCATGGTGGGGTTGTTGGCGGTCAGCGTGGTCGGCTTTCGCTGGGTGCCGCAGTTGTACTTCCCCGATTCCAGCCGCTTGCAGGTGATGATCGATTACTGGGCGCCCGAAGGCACCCGAATCCAACAGACCAGCGCAAATTTGCAGCGGATTGAAGAATACGTTCAACAGCACGAAGCGACCACTTCGGTCAGCGCCTTCGTCGGCAAGGGACCACCACGCTTTTATTTGCCGGTCAGCGCCGAAGATCCCTACACCTCCTACGCCCAGATCATCGTCAACGTCGATTCGCTCGACGGCGTCGAGCAACTGGTGGCGGAGACCGATGCCTGGGTCAAAGAGAATGTGCCCGAGGCCATGGTGCGGGTCCGCAAGTATGCCGTGGGCGCGTTTGACGACTGGAAAATCGAAGCCCGCTTCAGTGGCCCGGCCAACGCCGACCCGGCGACGCTGCGACGGCTTGGCGAAGAGGGCGCCAAGATCCTCCGAGATACGCCGCTGGCCAAGGAAGTTCGCGTCAACTGGCGCGATCGCGTTCAAGCACTGTCGCCGCAATACAATCAAGAACGCGCCCGCTGGGCCGGCGTCTCGCGTGACGACATGGCCCGCGTGATGAAGCGTGCCTCCGACGGGGTAGTGGTCGGCCAATACCGCCAAGACGACGACTTGATCCCGATCGTAGCGAGGAGCGTAGAGTCCGAACGCGAGCGAGCCGCCACCTCACTGGACGAGTTGCAGGTGACGCCCAAATTGTCGACCAACGCGGTGCCCGTTTCGCAGGTCATCGACGGCATCGAAGTCCCCTGGGAAGACCCCATCATCTGGCGCTGGGACCGTCGCCGAGCCATCACCGTGCAGTGTTCGCCCAACGACGTCACCGCCCCCACGCTCCGCAATGCGGTTGTGGAGAAATTCGAAGCCATCGAACTTCCGCCAGGTTACCGGCTGGACTGGGACGGCGAGTACTGGAGTGCCAAACAATCGCAGGAAGCGTTAACGCCCGGCATCGTCCCGGCGATCGTTGTGATGCTGTTTATCCTGGTCGCCCTGTTCAACGGTTTCCGCCCCATGCTGATTTGCATCGGAGTGATTCCGTTTGTGATGATCGGCATTACCGGCGGCATGTTATTGACGCAGACGCCCTTCGGCTTCATCGCGCTGCTAGGGGCGATGAGCCTCTCGGGCATGATGATCAAAAACGCCGTGGTGCTATTGGACGAAGTGGGCGCCAATATGAGTCGAGGCATGACGCCGTACAACGCCGTGGTGGAAGCCGGGGTGTCGCGTTTGAGCCCGGTGGTCAACGCGGCGGGAACCACCGTGTTGGGCGTGTTGCCGATGTTGCAAGACGTGTTTTGGGTGGCCCTGGCCGTAACCATCTTCTTCGGCCTGATCGTGGGCACGGGACTGACGATGGTAATGGTGCCCACGTTGTACGCAACGCTGTATCGCATCCCCGCCGAACCGGATGGTACCGCCGCCAAATAG